One window of the Archangium primigenium genome contains the following:
- the lpxB gene encoding lipid-A-disaccharide synthase — protein sequence MSSAPQILVVAGEASGDAHAAELVAALKARRPDLTFFGMGGARLAAQGVELLYGAHEVNVMGITEVLPKIPRILQVMGGLSRAAAARRPACAILVDIPDFNLRLAARLKKLGVPIAYYVSPMIWAWRRGRVKTIARLVDRMLCILPFEEAFYREAGVAARYVGSPVVEQVPAPASAATFRQKLGLPTDSPTLALLPGSRMSEIRRILPTLVGAAKRLVDERPGLQVVVPVAPTIAREEILSRFAGSGVTPVLVEGRAPEVVGASDAAIVASGTAALEAGLMQRPLVVVYRVSFLTYLVGRLMLKVAHVALVNLLAERRVVPELLQGQMTPERIAAEIRRLWVPGAPREEMLQGLEEVRSRLGETGAAERAAETVLELLPPATPLRATGG from the coding sequence ATGTCTTCCGCTCCCCAGATTCTCGTCGTGGCCGGAGAAGCCTCCGGTGACGCGCACGCCGCCGAGCTCGTCGCGGCCCTCAAGGCCCGCCGTCCGGATCTCACGTTCTTCGGCATGGGCGGCGCCCGGCTCGCCGCCCAGGGCGTGGAGCTGCTCTATGGCGCCCACGAGGTCAACGTCATGGGCATCACCGAGGTGCTGCCCAAGATTCCGCGCATCCTCCAGGTGATGGGCGGCTTGTCCCGGGCCGCGGCGGCGCGGCGTCCCGCGTGCGCCATCCTCGTGGACATCCCCGACTTCAACCTGCGGCTCGCCGCGCGGCTCAAGAAGCTGGGCGTGCCCATCGCCTACTACGTCTCGCCGATGATCTGGGCGTGGCGCCGGGGCCGGGTGAAGACGATCGCCCGGCTCGTGGACCGCATGCTCTGCATCCTCCCCTTCGAGGAGGCCTTCTACCGGGAGGCGGGCGTCGCCGCGCGCTACGTGGGCAGCCCCGTGGTGGAGCAGGTCCCCGCGCCCGCCAGCGCCGCCACCTTCCGCCAGAAGCTGGGCCTGCCCACGGACTCCCCCACCCTGGCGCTGCTGCCCGGCAGCCGCATGAGTGAGATCCGCCGCATCCTGCCCACGCTGGTGGGCGCGGCGAAGCGGCTGGTGGACGAGCGCCCTGGCCTCCAGGTGGTGGTGCCCGTGGCGCCCACCATCGCCCGTGAGGAGATCCTCTCGCGCTTCGCGGGCAGTGGCGTGACGCCCGTGCTGGTGGAGGGACGCGCGCCAGAGGTGGTGGGCGCCAGCGACGCGGCCATCGTGGCGTCCGGCACGGCGGCCCTGGAGGCGGGGCTGATGCAACGGCCGCTGGTGGTGGTCTACCGCGTCTCGTTCCTCACCTACCTGGTGGGCCGCCTGATGTTGAAGGTGGCCCACGTGGCGCTCGTCAACCTGCTGGCCGAACGCCGCGTCGTGCCCGAGCTGCTCCAGGGGCAGATGACCCCCGAGCGCATCGCGGCGGAGATCCGCCGGCTCTGGGTGCCGGGCGCGCCGCGCGAGGAGATGCTCCAGGGGCTGGAGGAGGTCCGCAGCCGGCTGGGCGAGACCGGCGCCGCCGAGCGCGCCGCCGAGACGGTCCTGGAGCTGCTGCCGCCCGCGACGCCGCTGCGCGCCACGGGCGGTTGA
- a CDS encoding cytochrome P450, whose translation MSNAVSASKTIPRIRELPLIGSLKDFSQNRLGLFMRVARECPEIGIFHVGPMRVALVTSSKLAQTVLRTQAADFHGGSLLNAIVPLMGPNNLFVLKTEEHFKQRKLMAPAFQHRRLAEFGPIMVDYASQLVDTWVDGEVIDITKQMPLLTMRVVVKTLFDVDFAHEAHEFDEAMQESVDYLEYLTSSLIPVPLSWPTARNRRVRRALTTIRERQTALIEERRRGKLGNDLLSSLISYRDEEGNGLSDEQLRDHASTIFTAGHETVAIALGWTWYLLQQHPEVYRRLQEEVDTVLQGRMPTVQDLSQLTYAMQVVKEAMRLYPPGYFLGRAALHDTSIDGYPLRKDDIVAISPYTIHRDETVFPDPEKFDPDRFTPEQEKGRSRYAYLPFSDGPHICIGNFFALMEAQIATVIMAQRVRFEPMPNQKVVAEPGVSLRMSSFFVRVHRRMPAREAEPATPIGATG comes from the coding sequence ATGTCGAACGCCGTTTCCGCGTCCAAGACGATTCCGCGCATCCGTGAGCTTCCACTGATTGGCAGCCTCAAGGACTTCAGCCAGAACCGTTTGGGCCTCTTCATGCGAGTCGCTCGGGAGTGCCCCGAGATTGGTATCTTCCATGTCGGGCCCATGCGCGTCGCGCTGGTCACCTCGTCGAAGCTCGCGCAGACCGTCCTGAGGACGCAGGCGGCGGACTTCCACGGAGGCAGCCTCCTCAACGCCATCGTGCCGCTGATGGGTCCCAACAACCTCTTCGTCCTCAAGACGGAAGAGCACTTCAAGCAGCGCAAGCTCATGGCGCCCGCCTTCCAGCACCGGCGCCTGGCCGAGTTCGGCCCCATCATGGTGGACTACGCCTCGCAGCTCGTGGACACCTGGGTGGATGGCGAGGTCATCGACATCACCAAGCAGATGCCCCTGCTGACCATGCGCGTCGTGGTCAAGACGTTGTTCGACGTGGACTTCGCGCACGAGGCCCACGAGTTCGACGAGGCGATGCAGGAGAGCGTGGACTACCTCGAGTACCTCACCAGCAGCCTGATTCCCGTGCCGCTCTCCTGGCCCACGGCGCGCAACCGGCGCGTGCGGCGGGCGCTGACCACCATCCGCGAGCGCCAGACGGCGCTCATCGAGGAGCGCCGTCGCGGCAAGCTGGGCAATGACCTGCTCTCCTCGCTCATCAGCTACCGGGACGAGGAAGGCAACGGCCTGAGCGACGAGCAGCTGCGCGACCACGCCTCCACCATCTTCACCGCGGGCCACGAGACGGTGGCCATCGCGCTGGGCTGGACCTGGTACCTGCTGCAGCAGCACCCGGAGGTCTACCGGCGCCTGCAGGAGGAGGTGGACACGGTGCTCCAGGGTCGCATGCCGACCGTGCAGGACTTGTCCCAGCTCACCTACGCCATGCAGGTGGTCAAGGAGGCCATGCGTCTGTACCCGCCGGGCTACTTCCTGGGCCGCGCGGCGCTGCACGACACCAGCATCGATGGCTACCCGCTGCGCAAGGACGACATCGTCGCCATCTCGCCCTACACCATCCACCGGGACGAGACGGTCTTCCCCGACCCCGAGAAGTTCGACCCGGACCGCTTCACGCCCGAGCAGGAGAAGGGTCGCTCGCGCTACGCCTACCTCCCGTTCAGCGACGGGCCGCACATCTGCATCGGCAACTTCTTCGCCCTGATGGAGGCGCAGATCGCCACGGTCATCATGGCCCAGCGCGTGCGCTTCGAGCCCATGCCCAACCAGAAGGTGGTGGCCGAGCCGGGCGTGAGCCTGCGCATGAGCTCGTTCTTCGTGCGGGTGCACCGCCGGATGCCCGCGCGCGAGGCGGAGCCCGCGACCCCCATCGGCGCCACGGGGTAG
- a CDS encoding UbiA family prenyltransferase → MGSELQQSAVKRSWMALLLLEPRLIWNFIRYDLTTTVVPNLLFLLAAWSSIDGSVVQLASALSRGSAYFVLYVLTFCISNQLNGIEEDRINKPDRPIVRGDVSVQGAQTRLVVYSVLFCVVGWLSGALVWALVWQMVTHLHNAGGVARNWFGKDMSMCLGIIAALVPAWELITPMTPAAWLWVLTLAFSVFVLAPTQDLRDMEGDRLNQRKTLPVVMGEQPTRIFLSAGFVLLAFTTHFLLMAPVWDRWMVRVFDGVLVLLCVVIAVRLMRLRTPREDHQTYMYFTAWYCVALAGASVAL, encoded by the coding sequence GTGGGATCTGAGCTGCAGCAGTCGGCGGTCAAGCGCTCCTGGATGGCGCTGCTGCTGCTCGAGCCGCGCCTGATCTGGAACTTCATCCGCTACGATCTGACCACCACGGTGGTGCCCAACCTGCTGTTCCTGTTGGCGGCCTGGTCGAGCATCGACGGCTCCGTGGTGCAACTGGCCTCCGCGCTGTCGCGCGGCTCGGCGTACTTCGTGCTGTACGTGCTGACGTTCTGCATCTCCAACCAGCTCAACGGCATCGAGGAAGACCGCATCAACAAGCCGGACCGGCCGATCGTGCGCGGGGACGTGTCCGTGCAGGGTGCCCAGACGCGGCTGGTGGTCTACTCGGTGCTGTTCTGCGTCGTGGGCTGGTTGTCGGGGGCGCTCGTGTGGGCGCTCGTGTGGCAGATGGTGACCCATCTGCACAACGCCGGTGGCGTGGCGCGCAACTGGTTCGGCAAGGACATGAGCATGTGCCTGGGCATCATCGCGGCCCTGGTGCCCGCCTGGGAGCTCATCACCCCCATGACGCCCGCGGCGTGGCTCTGGGTCCTCACGCTGGCCTTCTCGGTCTTCGTGCTGGCCCCGACCCAGGACCTGCGGGACATGGAGGGCGATCGCCTCAACCAGCGCAAGACGCTCCCGGTGGTGATGGGAGAGCAGCCCACGCGCATCTTCCTGAGCGCGGGGTTCGTCCTGCTGGCCTTCACCACGCACTTCCTGCTGATGGCGCCTGTCTGGGACCGCTGGATGGTGCGCGTGTTCGATGGCGTGCTGGTCCTGCTGTGCGTGGTCATCGCCGTGCGGCTGATGCGGCTGCGCACGCCCCGTGAAGATCACCAGACCTACATGTACTTCACGGCCTGGTACTGCGTGGCGCTGGCCGGCGCGAGCGTCGCGCTCTGA
- a CDS encoding methyl-accepting chemotaxis protein: MSDPGVSASSIQAEIKRLSWRIFWTYQLYSLTAAIPLMYVVGLTMGLSPEQQKYASGTLQPPFMVLAGILGPFAIAYFITRGALTPVRGEPESVRLVRLLKAPRRMELALLGLVTLGNALYMTTCCIVLKSSPWTIVWGGIVNSSITALVLIQFRLTVEQLLRPHALALFQANPTQNIQGSGIAWLRQSWFLPYAFGLFVFTTLALTATILSTQVIAVFSELSHDYVKNQADFGQMLMKGAGLVLERTLFPMVGLGAYLLLNAAIAALRLARHQTEGASAVGASIQALANGKAQLPAWVTTDEMGDLSRATAQVFTRLGNLSLSLADSARQLGHSAEEMGASNLKQNEILTRQAAAIQETQVTSQEIKQTSLVASQKAEAVLKQTEKADEISRSGEAAVEQSLSGLQAIRDSVKQMENHIRALDDRAKQIGKITTTVKDLADQSNMLALNAAIEAVRSGEHGKGFAVVAREIRILADQSIKATNSVRDILLDISSAIRTTVSITEQGTTRVEDSLKQVRASGENIRQLSVIVRENAQSVRHISMAVTQQNAGIGQIFQAINDLSELMAETMTRLRASDEAMELVRTVAHNVSGYVSNYGWNQIQGDAKNTSSPRTGSPESSARLNDRN; encoded by the coding sequence ATGTCTGATCCAGGCGTGTCCGCCTCATCGATCCAAGCGGAGATCAAGCGTCTCTCTTGGCGAATCTTCTGGACCTACCAGCTCTACTCCCTGACCGCCGCCATCCCCCTGATGTACGTGGTGGGGCTGACGATGGGGCTCTCTCCGGAGCAGCAGAAGTACGCCTCGGGTACGCTGCAGCCGCCCTTCATGGTGCTCGCCGGCATCCTCGGGCCCTTCGCGATTGCCTACTTCATCACCCGGGGCGCGCTGACGCCGGTGCGCGGCGAGCCGGAATCGGTGCGGCTGGTGCGCCTGCTCAAGGCGCCGCGCCGCATGGAGCTGGCGCTGCTCGGGCTCGTGACGCTCGGCAACGCGCTGTACATGACGACGTGCTGCATCGTGCTCAAGTCCTCCCCGTGGACCATTGTCTGGGGCGGCATCGTCAACTCGTCCATCACGGCGCTGGTGCTCATCCAGTTCCGCCTGACGGTGGAGCAGCTGCTGCGGCCGCACGCCCTGGCGCTCTTCCAGGCCAACCCGACGCAGAACATCCAGGGCTCGGGTATTGCGTGGCTGCGGCAGAGCTGGTTCCTGCCCTACGCCTTCGGCCTGTTCGTGTTCACCACGCTCGCCCTGACGGCGACCATCCTGAGCACCCAGGTCATCGCGGTCTTCTCCGAGCTGTCCCACGATTACGTCAAGAACCAGGCGGACTTCGGCCAGATGCTGATGAAGGGCGCCGGGCTCGTGCTGGAGCGCACGCTCTTCCCGATGGTGGGACTGGGCGCCTACCTGTTGCTCAACGCCGCCATCGCCGCGTTGCGCCTGGCGCGCCACCAGACGGAGGGCGCGAGCGCGGTGGGTGCCTCCATCCAGGCGCTCGCCAACGGCAAGGCCCAGCTGCCCGCGTGGGTGACCACGGACGAGATGGGTGATCTGTCGCGCGCGACCGCGCAGGTCTTCACCCGCCTGGGCAACCTCTCGCTGTCCCTGGCGGACTCCGCCCGTCAGCTCGGCCACTCCGCCGAGGAGATGGGGGCCTCGAACCTCAAGCAGAACGAGATCCTCACCCGTCAGGCCGCGGCCATCCAGGAGACGCAGGTCACCAGCCAGGAGATCAAGCAGACCTCGCTCGTGGCGTCCCAGAAGGCCGAGGCGGTGCTCAAGCAGACCGAGAAGGCCGACGAGATCAGCCGCTCGGGCGAGGCGGCCGTCGAGCAGAGCCTCTCGGGCCTGCAGGCCATCCGCGACTCGGTGAAGCAGATGGAGAACCACATCCGCGCCCTGGACGATCGCGCCAAGCAGATCGGCAAGATCACCACCACGGTGAAGGACCTGGCCGACCAGTCCAACATGCTCGCGCTCAACGCCGCCATCGAGGCCGTGCGCTCGGGCGAGCACGGCAAGGGCTTCGCGGTCGTGGCCCGGGAAATCCGCATCCTCGCGGACCAGTCCATCAAGGCCACCAACAGCGTGCGTGACATCCTCCTGGACATCAGCTCGGCCATCCGGACCACGGTGAGCATCACCGAGCAGGGCACCACGCGCGTCGAGGACAGCCTCAAGCAGGTGCGCGCCTCGGGTGAGAACATCCGGCAGCTCTCGGTCATCGTGCGCGAGAACGCCCAGTCCGTGCGGCACATCTCCATGGCCGTCACGCAGCAGAACGCGGGCATCGGGCAGATCTTCCAGGCCATCAACGACCTGTCCGAGCTGATGGCGGAGACGATGACGCGCCTTCGCGCTTCCGACGAGGCGATGGAGCTCGTGCGCACCGTGGCCCACAATGTGTCGGGCTACGTGAGCAACTACGGCTGGAACCAGATCCAGGGGGACGCGAAGAACACGTCGTCTCCCCGGACGGGTTCGCCGGAGTCCAGCGCGCGGTTGAACGACCGGAACTGA